Below is a genomic region from Pseudomonas berkeleyensis.
CCAGTCACGGTCGAGCACGCGGAAGTCGGAAACGTCGACGGTATCCTGCACGGTCAGGGCGGTCACCGTCGGGGCGGCGTGGCAGCCTTGGGCCAGCAGGGCTTCGATATCGGCTTGCAGGCCGGCACCACCGCTGGGGTCGTGACCGGACATGCAGAGCACTACGGGGCGGGAATGGGTCATGTTCATGGCGGGCGAGCTTACCACCAAATCACCACGACGAGACCGCCTGGTCGGCTGCGGCAGGGCGCCGCGCGATGAAAAATCTGTCGGCTGGATCAAGTGTGGCCTGACGCTGATTTTCAGTGCCTGTGCTAGAGTGCGGCGCTAACGATAACTCTGCCCAGGACGGCGTGCGAAGCGGTGAGCGGGCGGCTCCCGGCACGTCGTAGAGGGTTCTGGCCGGGCCGCATGCGCTACCTCCTGCTTTGTCTCTTTTGCTTGATGCCTGGCCTGGCCAGCGCCCTGGTGTTCGACGAGCACAGCCGCAGCCTGCCTTTGGGACAGGCGATCTATGTCTTCGAGGATGTACGCGGCGACGCCAGCATCGATGACGTCGCCTCACCGGCCTTGCAAGGCAGCTTCCGGTTGCACGACAAGCCTGTGCTCAATGCCGGCTATTCGCGTTCGGTGTTCTGGCTGCGCCTGGATCTTGAATACCAGCCGCAGGAGGCCCAGGGCGCGCGCAATTGGCTGCTGGAACTGAGCTACCCACCGCTCGATCACATCGAACTCTATCTGCCCGATGACGAGGGTCGCTTCCAGCTGGCCCAGCGTACGGGGGACGCGCTGCCGTTCGACAGCCGGCAGATCAAGCAGAACAACTACCTGTTCGAGTTGAATCTGCAACCAGAGCAGGCTCAGCGTCTGTATCTGCGCCTGGAGAGCCAGGGCTCGATTCAGGCACCGCTGACGCTGTGGGCGCCGAATGCCTACCTGGAAGAGCAGCCGGGGCGCATCTACGTGCTTGGCATCATCTACGGCGTGCTGTTGGTGATGCTGGTATACAACCTGTTCATCTTCCTCAGCGTTCGCGATACCAGCTACCTCTATTACATTCTCTATATCGCCTCGTTCGGCTTGTATCAGGTGTCGGTCAATGGCGCGGGCATCGAATACTTCTGGCCCAACAGCCCGTGGTGGGCCAACGCTGCGACTCCCTTTCTGATCGGCTCGGCCGCCTTGTTCGGCTGCCAGTTCGCCCGCAGCTTTCTGCATACCTCCGAGCACAGCCCCTGGGTCGACCGTGGTCTGATGCTGCTGATGGGCGGTGGCGCGCTGGTGATGATCCTGTCCTTGACCATCAGCTATGCCACGGCGCTGCGTCTGGCGACCTACCTGGCGCTGGGTTTCACCGTACTGATCTTCTCGGCCGGCATCCTCGCCTGGCTGCGCGGCATGCGCGTGGCGCGCTACTTCATCTTCGCCTGGACCGCCTTTCTCGCCGGCGGCATCGTCAACACGCTGATGGTGCTGGGCTATTTGCCCAACGTGTTTCTCACCATGTACGCCAGTCAGATCGGTTCAGCACTGGAGGTGGGCCTGCTGTCGCTGGCGCTGGCCGACCGTATCAATGCGATGAAGGAAGAGCGCACGCGTATCCTGCAGGATGCCGGTCGCAAGCTCGAGTCGCTCAACCAGGAACTGGCTGATAGCAACCGCTTCAAGGATGAATTCCTCGCCACCGTCACCCATGAGCTGCGCACGCCGATGAATGGTGTGATCGGCTCACTGGAGCTGATGCAGACGGTGAAGATGGACGTCGAGCTGGAGCAGTACCAGAAGACCGCGGCGGCATCTGCGCGCGACATGATGCGCATGGTCAACGATATCCTCGCCCTCACCGAGTTGCAGGCCGGCAAGCTCTACCCACGGCGTGAGACCTTCAGTCTGCGTGGGCTGTTCGATGGCTTGCGCGCCCAATATGCGCCGCGTGCCGAGGACAAAGGCCTGACGTTCACGCTGGAACTGGATGACAGCCTGCCCGACACCTTGGAAGGCGACGCCGCCAAACTGGCTCAGGCGCTCGGTTATCTGCTGGACAACGCGATCAAGTTCACCAGCGAAGGCCGCGTGACCCTACAGGTCGGCCCCGGCGGTCATATCGGCAACAACCTGCCGTTGAGTGTGCTGGTGAGCGATACCGGTATCGGTTTCGAACTCAGTGACAGTGACCTCTACCAGCGTTTCCATCAGCTCGATGGTTCCATGACTCGCAAGTACGGTGGCCTGGGTATTGGCCTGGCGATTTGTCGGCACCTGGTCGACCTGCTGGGTGGCGCGCTGGAGCATGAGTCAGTGCCTGGCGTCGGTAGCCGCTTCCGCCTGGACGTGCCGTTGACGCTACCGGCACAGCAGCCGGCGAGCACCGCGGCGCGCCCGCCACGGCGAACCGGCAGTGTGCTGCAGCGCCAGGCCCAGCAGTGCACCGTGCTGATCGTCGAGGACAATGCGATCAACCAGCTGGTAACGCGCGGCATGCTACTCAAGCTCGGCTATCGGGTGCGCACCGCCGACAATGGCGCCGAGGCCCTCGAACTACTGCGCCAGGAGAGCGTCGACGCCGTGCTACTGGATTGCCAGATGCCGGTAATGGATGGCTTCGCCACCTGCCGTGCGTTGCGCGCGCTGCCGGGTTGCGCTGACGTGCCGGTGCTGGCGATCACCGCCCACAGTCATAGCGGAGACCGTGAGCGTTGCCTGGCTGCCGGCATGAGCGACTATTTGGCCAAACCAGTGAAGTTCGACGAGTTGCGCGTGCTGCTGCATGACTGGGTGCTTTGCCGACCGGCCAGTGCATCGATCATCCCGGATTCGGTTTGATAGTGGTTCTGAGCGGATTTCACTGAAGATCTTCAGTCCGGTGAGGGCTGCTCAGAACGCCTCGGTTTCCACTTCCTGACAGACATCGATCCACTCGGCATCGACCAGTTCGGCCATGCGCTGCGGGGTGATACGTACGGCGCTGTGGGTGGCGCCGGCTGCCGGCAGCACTTCTTCGAAGGCCAGCAGCGAGCGGTCACAGTAGACGTTCAGTGGCGTCGCGAGGCCGAAGGGGCAGACTCCGCCGACCGGATGGCTGGTCAGTTCGATGACCGTCTGTGCATCGAGCATGCGCGCCTTGGCGCCGAAGCATTCCTTCATCTTGCGGTTGTCGATGCGTGCATCGCCACGGGTGACGATCAGCACGTCGCGTTCGGCGATGCGAAAGGCCAGGGTCTTGGCGATCTGCCCTGGCGAAACGCCATGGGCTTCGGCGGCCAGCGCGACGGTGGCGGTGCTGGTCTGCAACTCGATGATCGGAATGTCGGGCGCCTTGGCGGCGAAGAAGGCGCGTACAGAGGCCAGGCTCATGAAGCGATTCCCCAGGGCTGTCGGAGGGCTGTGGCCAGCAGACGCGATCCCTCCCTGGGGCGCTGCTGTGGTCGTGACCACGGCTGAAACAAGCGGCCATGCTCGCGCTGCATGACGTAGACGTCAAGACCTGATGGCGTCAGTTTGCCAGCAGATGTGCCGCGTTCGCCGCTTCATCGAGCCCGTAGCGACCTTTTTCGTCCTGCGTTACCCGGCCCATAGCGACATCCGGATCATGGGTGAATACCAGGCGTCCACCACGAGCCAGGAGATCGGCCAGCAGCGCTTCCTTCTCTTCGATCAGGCCTTCGGGGAAGCGGTCGTAGCCCATGGTGATCGGTAGATGCACCCAGGGCGCGCCGGGAATCAGGTCGCCGGGAAATACCACCGGACCGCCCGGCATGGCCACTTCCGGCAGCAATTGGCCGGGCGTGTGGCCGTCGCTCCAGTGCAGGCGCCAGTCCGGGCCGAGCAGTTCGCAGCGCTCGGTTTCATCGACCAGATGCAGGCGGCCGCTGGTTTCGAGCAGATCGAGCAGCTCCGGGATATAGGACGCACGGTCGCGTGCATGAGGCTGGCGCGCCCGTTGCCACTGGCGGTGCCCGGTGATGAAGCGGGCATTGGGAAACAGCAGGCGTGGCGGCTGATCGGCCTGCCAGGCGGCGAGCAGGCCGCCGGCATGGTCGAAGTGCAGGTGGGTGAGCACCACGATGTCGATATCGGCATCGCTCAGGCCCACCGCGGCCAGGCTGTCCAGCAGCACGTGACAATCTTGCTGCACGCCGAAGCGCTGTTTCAGCTCCGGGCTGAAAAAGGCGCCGATGCCGGTTTCCACCAGGATGTTGCGCTCGTCTTCCTGTACCAGTAGGGCGCGGCAGCCGAGGTCGATACGGTTCAGTTCGTCGGCGGGCATCCAGCGTTGCCAAAGGGCCTTGGGCGCGTTGCCAAACATGGCGCCGCCGTCGAGTTTCTGGCTGTTGCCGGTCAGGGTGGTCAGGGTTCGCATGAGGTTTCTCTTGTTCTTGTGCTGTGGTGGCGATTGTTTCAGCGTTCGATGGCCAGGGCCACACCCTGACCGCCGCCGATGCATAGCGTGGCCAGGCCGCGACGGGCCTCACGGCGCTGCATTTCGTGGATCAGGCTGACCAGAATGCGGCAGCCCGAGGCGCCGATGGGGTGGCCGAGGGCGATGGCACCACCATTGACGTTGACCTTGGCGCTGTCCCAGTGCAGCTCGCGGCCGACGGCGATGGCCTGGGCGGCGAAGGCTTCGTTGGCTTCGATCAGGTCGAGCTGTTCCAGGCTCCAGCCTGCTCGTTCCAGCGCCTTGCAACTGGCGAACACCGGGCCGATGCCCATAACGGCCGGGTCGACCCCGGCACTGGCGTGGGCAGCAATGCGGGCCAGCACTGGCAGGTTCAGTGCGGCGGCTTTCTCGGCGCTCATCAGCAGCACGGCGGCGGCGCCGTCGTTGAGGGTCGAGGCGTTGCCGGCAGTCACCGTGCCGTCGCTCTTGAACGCCGAGCGTAGTTTGCCCAGGCTGTCGAGGCTGGTGCCGGCGCGCGGCTGCTCGTCCTGGCTAAAGCTCAGTGGTTCACGGCCACGTTGCGGGATGTCTACCGGGACGATCTCGCCAGTGAAACGACCAGCTTCGATGGCGGCCTGGGCGCGTTGCTGCGAGCGCAGGGCGAAGGCGTCCTGTTCGGCGCGGTCGATGCCGTATTGTTCGGCCAGATTCTCGGCAGTGATGCCCATGTGGTAGTCGTTGAAGGCATCCCACAGACCATCCTGAATCATCGTGTCGACCAGTTGCGCATGGCCCATGCGTAGGCCGTTGCGGGCGCCTGGCATGACGTAGGGCGACAGGCTCATGTTCTCCTGGCCGCCGGCGATGACGATATCGGCGTCGCCGCACTGGATCGATTGAGCGCCGAGGATCACCGCCTTGAGGCCGGAGCCGCAGACCTTGTTCAGGGTCATGGCCGGCACCGTGTGCGGCAGGCCGGCGAGGATCACGCTCTGCCGCGCCGGGTTCTGCCCACTGCCTGCGGTGAGTACCTGGCCGAGAATCACCTCGTCGATTTGCTCGCCGTCGATCCCCGTTCGGGCCAGCAGTTCACGGATCACCGCGGCGCCCAGCTGCGGGGCTGGAATACGGCTTAACGCGCCCTGGAAGCTGCCGATGGCGGTACGGCAGGCGGCGACGATTACGACTTCACGCATAGAGGCTCCTCGTCGGCTGAACATGGCGCAGCCGAGGTTTGAATAAAAAAGCGCGGCTTGACGCCGCGCGAACGCTCAATCCTGTAGGGCGGGTGCAATCCGCCGGTTTGGTGGTGGCGGGGTGCACCCGCCCTACGTTTAGAACTGCTCGGCGGCCAGACCGTAAAGCGGCTGGCTACCGGCGCGAATGCTCGCCTCCAGACTCAGGGTGCGCGGCAGCAGGCGGGCGAAGAAGAACTCGGCGGTGGCCAGCTTGCTGCTGTAGAAAGCTTCGTCCTCGCTGTGCTTGCTCTGCGCCACGGCGGCCATACGCGCCCACATATAGGCGTAGGCGACATAACCGAACAGGTGCAGGTACTCCACCGAGGCGGCGCCGACCGAGTTGGGGTCGGCCTTGGCCTGTTCCAGCAGCCAGCCGCTGACCGCCTCCAGACGCTCCAGCGCTTCCACCAGGTGATCACCGTAAGGCGATTCGTTTGCGTGGGCGAAGTCGCGAACTTCGCCGGCGAACAGACGCAGAGCGGCGCCGCCGTTAGCGACCACTTTGCGCCCGAGCAGGTCGAGCGCCTGGATGCCGTTGGTGCCTTCGTAGATCTGCGCGATGCGCACGTCGCGTACCAGTTGCTCCTGGCCCCACTCGCGGATGTAGCCATGGCCGCCAAACACCTGCTGGCCGTGTACGCAGGCCTCCAGGCCGTTATCGGTGAAGAACGCCTTGGCGATTGGCGTCAGCAGAGCGACCAGGGCTTCGGCGTTCTGCCGCTCGCTGGTGTCCTCGGCGTACTTGGCCAGGTCGAGCTGCTGGCCAACGTAGCAGGCAAAGGCGCGGCCGCCTTCGTTGAGTGCCTTCATGGTCAGCAGCATGCGGCGCACGTCGGCGTGGACGATGATCGGGTCGGCGATCTTGTCGTGGTTCACCGGGCCAGTGGCGGCACGGCTCTGGATGCGCTCGCGGGCATAGGCTACTGCCGACTGGTAGGACGCCTCGGCGCAGCCGATGCCCTGGATGCCGATGGACAGTCGTTCGTAGTTCATCATGGTGAACATCGCCGCCAGGCCCTTGTTGACCTCGCCGATCAAATAGCCGGTGGCGCCGTCGAAGTTCATCACGCAAGTGGCCGAGGCCTTGATACCCATCTTGTGCTCGATCGAGCCGCAGCTCACCGCATTGCGCTCGCCCAGGCTGCCATCGGTATTCACCATAACCTTGGGCACCAGGAACAGCGAGATGCCTTTCGGCCCGGCCGGGGCATCCGGCAGCTTGGCCAGTACCAGATGAATGATGTTCTCGGTCAGATCCTGCTCGCCGCCGGTGATGAAGATCTTGCTGCCGGTGATCTCGTAGCTGCCGTCGGCTTGTGGTTCAGCCTTGGTGCGGATGATGCCCAGGTCGGTGCCGGCATGGGCCTCGGTCAGGCACATGGAGCCGGCCCAGCGGCCTTCGTACATCGGCGGTAGGTAAGTGGTTTTCAGGTCTTCGCTGGCGTGGGCGTCGATGGCCAGGCAGGCGCCGGAACTCAGCGCCGAATACAGCGCGAAGCTGGAGCCGGCGGCGTAGAGCATTTCCTCGAAGGCCACGGCGAGCATCTTGGGCATGCCCATGCCGCCGTAATTTGGGTTGCCGGAAAGGCCCACCCAGCCGCCCTCGGTGTAGGTGGCGTAGGCTTCGCGGAAACCGGTCGGAGTGCGCACGTCGCCGTCGACCCATTGCGCGCCTTCCTCGTCGCCGCTGCGGTTGAGCGGGGCGATCAGGCTGCCGGTGACCTTGGCCGCCTCTTCGAGGATGGCGTCGGCGGTGTCGGCATCGACGGTGTCTGCCAGGGCCGGCAGGCGTGCCCACAGGCTGGGCGCCTGGAAGACCTCATGGAGGACGAAGCGCATATCGCGCAGCGGGGCGTTGAACTCGGGCATCGGTCACCTCATAACGGGACGTCGGAGCTAGGCTCCGGCGGCTCATGGAACAAAGGGGCCACCATGGAATGGCCCGTCGGGTCAGTGGCTGGACGCGGTAGCCGCACCCAGGCCGGTCTGGGCACGGACGAACTGGTCGTCGAAGGCCTCGCGCTCGCGGGCTGCGCGGGCACTGTTGTCGAGCTTGGACACCAGCACGATGACGATGAACGCCAACGGCATGGAGAACAGCGCCGGGTGATCGTAAGGGTAGACGGCCTGGGCATTGCCGAGCACCGCGACCCAGACCGCCGGCGACAGAATTACCAGGGTCAGCGCGCTGATCAGGCCGGCGAAGCCGCCCAGCAGGGCGCCGCGGGTGGTCAGGCCCTTCCAGTACATGGCCATGATCAGCACCGGGAAGTTGGTCGAGGCGGCGATGCCGAAGGTCAGACCGACCAGAAAGGCGACATTCTGCTTCTCGAACAGGATGCCCAGGCCAATGGCGACGATGCCCAGGCCGATGGTGGCGATGCGAGTCACGCGCATTTCCTCGCGTTCGCTGGCCTGGCCCTTCTTCAGTACGGTGGCGTACAGATCATGGGAAATGGCCGAGGCGCCAGCCAGGGCCAGCCCGGCGACCACCGCGAGGATGGTGGCGAAGGCCACGGCGGAGAGGAAACCGAGGAACAGGTTGCCGCCCACGGCCTTGGCCAGGTGCATGGCGACCATGTTGCCGCCGCCGATCAGTGCGCCGGACAGGTCGCCATCAACGAAGAACTGCGGATCACGACCGACGATGACGATGGCCGCGTAACCCAGCACCATCACCACGAGGAAGAAGAAACCGATGAAGCCGGTGGCGTAGAACACCGATT
It encodes:
- a CDS encoding hybrid sensor histidine kinase/response regulator codes for the protein MRYLLLCLFCLMPGLASALVFDEHSRSLPLGQAIYVFEDVRGDASIDDVASPALQGSFRLHDKPVLNAGYSRSVFWLRLDLEYQPQEAQGARNWLLELSYPPLDHIELYLPDDEGRFQLAQRTGDALPFDSRQIKQNNYLFELNLQPEQAQRLYLRLESQGSIQAPLTLWAPNAYLEEQPGRIYVLGIIYGVLLVMLVYNLFIFLSVRDTSYLYYILYIASFGLYQVSVNGAGIEYFWPNSPWWANAATPFLIGSAALFGCQFARSFLHTSEHSPWVDRGLMLLMGGGALVMILSLTISYATALRLATYLALGFTVLIFSAGILAWLRGMRVARYFIFAWTAFLAGGIVNTLMVLGYLPNVFLTMYASQIGSALEVGLLSLALADRINAMKEERTRILQDAGRKLESLNQELADSNRFKDEFLATVTHELRTPMNGVIGSLELMQTVKMDVELEQYQKTAAASARDMMRMVNDILALTELQAGKLYPRRETFSLRGLFDGLRAQYAPRAEDKGLTFTLELDDSLPDTLEGDAAKLAQALGYLLDNAIKFTSEGRVTLQVGPGGHIGNNLPLSVLVSDTGIGFELSDSDLYQRFHQLDGSMTRKYGGLGIGLAICRHLVDLLGGALEHESVPGVGSRFRLDVPLTLPAQQPASTAARPPRRTGSVLQRQAQQCTVLIVEDNAINQLVTRGMLLKLGYRVRTADNGAEALELLRQESVDAVLLDCQMPVMDGFATCRALRALPGCADVPVLAITAHSHSGDRERCLAAGMSDYLAKPVKFDELRVLLHDWVLCRPASASIIPDSV
- a CDS encoding YbaK/EbsC family protein yields the protein MSLASVRAFFAAKAPDIPIIELQTSTATVALAAEAHGVSPGQIAKTLAFRIAERDVLIVTRGDARIDNRKMKECFGAKARMLDAQTVIELTSHPVGGVCPFGLATPLNVYCDRSLLAFEEVLPAAGATHSAVRITPQRMAELVDAEWIDVCQEVETEAF
- a CDS encoding MBL fold metallo-hydrolase, encoding MRTLTTLTGNSQKLDGGAMFGNAPKALWQRWMPADELNRIDLGCRALLVQEDERNILVETGIGAFFSPELKQRFGVQQDCHVLLDSLAAVGLSDADIDIVVLTHLHFDHAGGLLAAWQADQPPRLLFPNARFITGHRQWQRARQPHARDRASYIPELLDLLETSGRLHLVDETERCELLGPDWRLHWSDGHTPGQLLPEVAMPGGPVVFPGDLIPGAPWVHLPITMGYDRFPEGLIEEKEALLADLLARGGRLVFTHDPDVAMGRVTQDEKGRYGLDEAANAAHLLAN
- a CDS encoding acetyl-CoA C-acetyltransferase, with the translated sequence MREVVIVAACRTAIGSFQGALSRIPAPQLGAAVIRELLARTGIDGEQIDEVILGQVLTAGSGQNPARQSVILAGLPHTVPAMTLNKVCGSGLKAVILGAQSIQCGDADIVIAGGQENMSLSPYVMPGARNGLRMGHAQLVDTMIQDGLWDAFNDYHMGITAENLAEQYGIDRAEQDAFALRSQQRAQAAIEAGRFTGEIVPVDIPQRGREPLSFSQDEQPRAGTSLDSLGKLRSAFKSDGTVTAGNASTLNDGAAAVLLMSAEKAAALNLPVLARIAAHASAGVDPAVMGIGPVFASCKALERAGWSLEQLDLIEANEAFAAQAIAVGRELHWDSAKVNVNGGAIALGHPIGASGCRILVSLIHEMQRREARRGLATLCIGGGQGVALAIER
- a CDS encoding acyl-CoA dehydrogenase C-terminal domain-containing protein yields the protein MPEFNAPLRDMRFVLHEVFQAPSLWARLPALADTVDADTADAILEEAAKVTGSLIAPLNRSGDEEGAQWVDGDVRTPTGFREAYATYTEGGWVGLSGNPNYGGMGMPKMLAVAFEEMLYAAGSSFALYSALSSGACLAIDAHASEDLKTTYLPPMYEGRWAGSMCLTEAHAGTDLGIIRTKAEPQADGSYEITGSKIFITGGEQDLTENIIHLVLAKLPDAPAGPKGISLFLVPKVMVNTDGSLGERNAVSCGSIEHKMGIKASATCVMNFDGATGYLIGEVNKGLAAMFTMMNYERLSIGIQGIGCAEASYQSAVAYARERIQSRAATGPVNHDKIADPIIVHADVRRMLLTMKALNEGGRAFACYVGQQLDLAKYAEDTSERQNAEALVALLTPIAKAFFTDNGLEACVHGQQVFGGHGYIREWGQEQLVRDVRIAQIYEGTNGIQALDLLGRKVVANGGAALRLFAGEVRDFAHANESPYGDHLVEALERLEAVSGWLLEQAKADPNSVGAASVEYLHLFGYVAYAYMWARMAAVAQSKHSEDEAFYSSKLATAEFFFARLLPRTLSLEASIRAGSQPLYGLAAEQF